From one Halothece sp. PCC 7418 genomic stretch:
- the gltX gene encoding glutamate--tRNA ligase: MTVRVRIAPSPTGNLHIGTARTAVFNWLYARHEGGKFIIRIEDTDLARSRPEYTQNIKDGLAWLGLHWDEGPYFQSERLHLYKQAVQTLLDQGYAYRCYTTEEELNELRESQKARNQAPRYDNRHRNLTPEQEKAFEAEGRQPVIRFKIDDTREIMWNDHIRGLLTWKGSDLGGDMVIARASSREDLGQPLYNLAVVVDDMDMQISHVIRGEDHIANTAKQILLYEALGGTVPQFAHTPLILNESGQKLSKRDNVTAISDFYKMGFVPEAMANYMTLLGWTPPDSTEELFTLEEAAKTFTLDRVSKAAAKFDWSKLDWINSQYIHKMEPARLLEMLVPFWEDAGYQVDLENNRPWLEQVTALIAPSLTRLTEAVEQTQMFFQDKVELNADAQAQLQQDGVKAVITSVCEGVKEHNQLSEEDAKQLVKQVTKEHGVKKGLVMKSLRAALTGDVKGHDLMQSWLLLNQKELDQPRLEAALSQV, from the coding sequence GTGACAGTTAGAGTGCGTATTGCACCGAGTCCCACTGGTAATTTACATATTGGAACCGCCCGCACGGCGGTCTTTAACTGGCTTTATGCCCGTCATGAAGGGGGCAAATTTATTATTCGGATCGAAGATACCGACCTTGCGCGATCGCGCCCTGAATATACCCAAAATATCAAAGACGGACTTGCTTGGTTAGGGCTGCATTGGGATGAAGGTCCCTACTTTCAATCGGAACGGCTACACCTCTACAAACAAGCCGTACAAACGCTTTTGGATCAAGGGTATGCTTACCGTTGCTACACCACAGAAGAAGAACTGAACGAACTGCGAGAATCCCAAAAAGCGCGGAATCAAGCCCCTCGTTACGACAACCGTCACCGTAATCTCACCCCAGAACAAGAAAAAGCCTTTGAAGCGGAAGGAAGACAACCAGTCATTCGTTTCAAGATTGATGATACTCGGGAAATTATGTGGAACGACCACATTCGAGGCTTGTTAACTTGGAAAGGCAGCGATCTCGGCGGTGATATGGTGATTGCACGGGCGAGTAGTCGCGAAGATTTAGGACAACCCTTGTATAATCTAGCTGTGGTTGTGGATGACATGGATATGCAAATCAGCCATGTTATTCGCGGAGAAGACCATATCGCTAATACAGCAAAACAAATTCTCCTTTACGAAGCCCTTGGCGGGACTGTTCCCCAATTTGCCCATACTCCCTTAATTCTCAACGAAAGCGGACAAAAACTCTCCAAACGAGATAATGTCACTGCCATTTCTGATTTTTATAAAATGGGCTTTGTTCCCGAAGCAATGGCGAACTATATGACGCTTTTGGGGTGGACTCCTCCCGATTCCACAGAAGAACTGTTTACTTTAGAAGAAGCAGCCAAAACTTTTACGCTCGATCGCGTCAGCAAAGCAGCAGCAAAATTTGACTGGTCAAAACTCGACTGGATTAATAGTCAGTATATCCACAAAATGGAACCCGCGCGACTCTTAGAAATGCTCGTTCCGTTTTGGGAAGACGCAGGCTATCAAGTTGACCTTGAAAACAATCGTCCTTGGTTAGAACAAGTCACCGCCCTCATTGCCCCCAGTTTAACCCGTCTTACCGAAGCAGTTGAACAAACTCAAATGTTCTTCCAAGACAAGGTTGAACTGAATGCAGATGCGCAAGCACAACTGCAACAAGATGGCGTGAAAGCTGTTATTACCAGTGTCTGTGAAGGCGTGAAAGAACACAATCAACTCAGCGAAGAAGACGCAAAACAACTGGTTAAACAAGTGACCAAAGAACATGGCGTGAAAAAAGGCTTAGTCATGAAGTCTCTCCGCGCTGCTTTAACTGGCGATGTGAAAGGACATGATTTGATGCAGTCTTGGTTATTACTGAATCAAAAAGAACTGGATCAACCGCGTTTAGAAGCAGCATTGAGTCAAGTTTAA
- a CDS encoding aminodeoxychorismate/anthranilate synthase component II, giving the protein MILVIDNYDSFTYNLVQYLGELGREFAVAEDIRVYRNDEIDLSAIAQLNPSGIVISPGPGRPDDAGISLELIRQFAPTIPILGVCLGHQCIGQVYGGTVTNAGELMHGKTSPVYHTGEGVFANLENPFTATRYHSLVIARETLPSVLELTAWVEDGTIMGVRHRDYPHLQGVQFHPESILTESGKKLLQNFLVSLTEPSVKVA; this is encoded by the coding sequence ATGATCCTTGTTATTGATAATTACGATAGTTTTACTTATAATCTCGTTCAGTATTTGGGAGAACTCGGTCGCGAGTTTGCCGTTGCCGAAGATATCCGCGTCTATCGCAACGATGAAATTGATCTCAGCGCGATCGCGCAACTGAATCCCAGTGGGATTGTAATTTCCCCAGGACCTGGCAGACCCGACGATGCAGGAATTTCTCTGGAATTAATCCGTCAATTTGCCCCGACAATTCCGATTCTTGGGGTGTGTCTCGGTCATCAGTGTATTGGACAAGTTTATGGCGGAACCGTTACCAATGCGGGAGAATTAATGCACGGCAAAACCTCCCCCGTCTATCATACGGGAGAAGGGGTCTTTGCGAATCTTGAAAACCCGTTTACCGCCACTCGCTATCATAGTTTAGTCATTGCCCGAGAAACCCTTCCTAGCGTTTTAGAACTCACCGCCTGGGTGGAAGATGGGACAATTATGGGGGTACGCCATCGGGATTATCCTCACTTGCAAGGAGTACAATTTCACCCCGAAAGCATCTTAACTGAGTCTGGAAAAAAACTCCTGCAAAATTTCTTGGTATCCTTAACAGAGCCCAGTGTTAAGGTAGCTTAG
- a CDS encoding MBL fold metallo-hydrolase, with product MIKRRKVIQYIGFGALTTVGAMVLSPQSYQAQTASSQVEITWLGHTAFLFSNNEYRILVNPFKPIGCTAGYSAPEVNADLVMISSQLFDEGGGVANLPNNPRVLFEPGLYQFEGKDIQGISMPHDREGGRRFGTNIAWSWQQGGLKILHLGGAAAPLEFDQKVLMGKPDVVIVPVGGGPKAYTPELAKQAIETLQPKLVIPSHYRTAAADENACDLVAVDEFTQLLNPSSVETLNSNQITLTPNSLSEQMQVKIMSSDALMAKN from the coding sequence ATGATAAAGCGACGCAAAGTAATTCAGTATATCGGGTTTGGTGCATTAACGACCGTTGGTGCAATGGTACTTTCTCCCCAAAGTTACCAGGCGCAAACTGCTTCTTCCCAAGTTGAAATTACATGGTTAGGACATACGGCTTTTTTATTTAGTAATAACGAATATCGGATTTTAGTCAATCCCTTTAAGCCCATTGGCTGTACCGCAGGTTACTCTGCACCAGAAGTGAATGCGGATTTAGTTATGATTAGCAGTCAACTCTTTGATGAAGGGGGTGGTGTTGCTAACTTACCCAATAATCCGCGAGTCCTTTTTGAACCAGGATTATATCAATTTGAAGGGAAAGATATCCAAGGCATTAGTATGCCTCATGATCGCGAAGGGGGACGGCGTTTTGGCACTAATATTGCATGGTCTTGGCAACAAGGGGGATTGAAAATTCTGCACTTGGGTGGGGCTGCTGCACCGCTAGAATTTGATCAGAAAGTTCTGATGGGGAAACCCGATGTGGTGATTGTTCCCGTGGGAGGGGGACCGAAAGCCTATACTCCTGAACTGGCTAAACAAGCAATTGAAACCTTACAACCGAAATTAGTTATCCCCAGTCATTATCGCACGGCTGCTGCTGATGAAAATGCCTGTGATTTAGTTGCGGTGGATGAATTTACTCAATTATTGAACCCCAGTTCTGTTGAAACTTTAAATAGTAATCAAATTACTTTAACACCGAATTCTTTATCAGAACAAATGCAAGTGAAGATTATGAGTAGTGATGCGTTAATGGCTAAGAATTAG
- a CDS encoding aminopeptidase P N-terminal domain-containing protein — protein MSISKAEYQQRRETLMEKIGQGTAIFRSAPMAVMHNDVEYRFRQDSDFYYLTGFDEEEAVLVLAPHHEEHQFVLFVQPKDLEKETWTGYRVGVEAAKEKFGADEAYPINELDEKLPQYLEKADCIYYHFGRDEAFNDTVLNHWRKLVRQYQKKGIAPGAIAETNFILHPLRQVKTAEEISLIRKAVEIGVEAHNQALKIAKPGVYEYEVQAEIEYIFSKHGAMSPAYPSIVASGENACILHYIENSKQLQENDLLLIDAGCCYDYYNSDITRTFPVSGKFTGEQKAIYEIVLEAQLKAIEQVKAGNPYNQFHDTALRVLVEGLMDLGILKGDIEEIIKEEKYKPYYMHKTGHWLGIDVHDVGGYKLGEEHWQTLQPGNILTVEPGLYLSPHAKPAEGQPELPEKWHGIGVRIEDDVLVTTEGNEVLSAGVPKSVEDMESKG, from the coding sequence ATGTCCATATCAAAAGCAGAATATCAACAGCGTCGTGAAACGTTAATGGAAAAAATCGGTCAAGGAACGGCTATTTTTCGTAGTGCACCAATGGCGGTTATGCACAATGATGTTGAATATCGGTTTCGTCAAGATAGTGACTTTTATTATTTAACGGGGTTTGATGAAGAAGAAGCAGTTTTAGTTCTCGCACCCCATCATGAAGAACATCAATTTGTGTTATTTGTGCAACCGAAAGATTTAGAAAAAGAAACTTGGACGGGATATCGCGTTGGGGTAGAAGCTGCTAAGGAAAAATTCGGTGCGGATGAAGCATATCCGATTAATGAATTAGACGAAAAACTTCCGCAATATTTAGAAAAAGCGGATTGTATTTATTATCATTTTGGACGGGATGAAGCCTTTAATGATACCGTTTTAAATCATTGGCGGAAACTGGTGCGACAGTATCAGAAAAAAGGAATTGCTCCAGGCGCGATCGCGGAAACCAATTTTATTTTACATCCGTTACGGCAAGTTAAAACAGCAGAGGAAATTAGTCTCATTCGCAAAGCTGTAGAAATTGGTGTTGAAGCCCACAACCAAGCACTGAAAATTGCAAAACCAGGGGTTTACGAATACGAAGTTCAAGCGGAAATTGAATATATTTTTAGTAAACATGGCGCAATGTCTCCCGCTTATCCCAGCATTGTTGCTTCGGGAGAAAATGCTTGCATTCTCCACTACATTGAAAACAGTAAACAACTGCAAGAGAATGATTTACTCTTAATTGATGCGGGGTGTTGTTATGACTATTACAACTCAGATATTACCCGCACCTTTCCTGTCAGTGGCAAATTTACAGGGGAACAAAAAGCGATTTATGAAATTGTTTTAGAAGCACAATTAAAAGCCATTGAACAAGTGAAAGCAGGGAATCCTTATAATCAATTTCATGATACCGCCCTTCGCGTTTTAGTAGAAGGATTAATGGATTTAGGAATTCTAAAAGGGGATATTGAAGAGATTATTAAAGAAGAAAAATATAAGCCCTATTATATGCACAAAACAGGACATTGGTTAGGGATTGATGTTCATGATGTGGGCGGTTATAAATTAGGAGAAGAACATTGGCAAACCCTACAACCAGGCAATATTTTAACGGTGGAACCAGGGCTTTATCTCTCGCCTCATGCGAAACCAGCCGAAGGACAACCCGAACTTCCTGAAAAGTGGCATGGAATTGGGGTCAGAATTGAAGATGATGTCCTTGTCACAACAGAAGGAAATGAAGTTTTAAGTGCAGGTGTTCCAAAATCTGTGGAGGATATGGAAAGCAAGGGTTAG